One segment of Venenivibrio stagnispumantis DNA contains the following:
- the hypB gene encoding hydrogenase nickel incorporation protein HypB, with amino-acid sequence MCKDCGCSINTNHHEHHDDHHHHTNPVFEDKKTISVLTKILDANDKQAESNRKHFDEHNIYAVNLMSSPGAGKTSLLERTIEILKDELSIGVIEGDLETNKDAERVKAKGAVAYQITTGQACHLDAFMVHEGIHHLPLEDLDIVFIENVGNLVCPASYDVGAHTNVVLLSVPEGDDKPAKYPVMFRTADLVIITKIDLLPYFDFDIDYAINEIKKLNPKVDIIKLSTKTGDGLEKWLNYLNTKIMLRRD; translated from the coding sequence ATGTGTAAAGATTGTGGTTGTTCAATTAACACAAATCATCATGAGCACCATGATGACCATCATCATCACACAAATCCGGTATTTGAAGATAAAAAAACTATTTCTGTTTTGACAAAAATATTAGATGCAAATGATAAGCAGGCCGAGAGTAATAGAAAGCATTTTGATGAACATAATATATATGCTGTTAATTTAATGAGTTCTCCCGGAGCTGGCAAAACATCTTTACTTGAAAGAACAATAGAAATTTTAAAAGATGAGTTATCCATAGGTGTAATTGAAGGTGATTTAGAAACAAATAAAGATGCTGAAAGAGTAAAGGCAAAAGGAGCAGTAGCTTATCAAATTACGACAGGACAAGCTTGCCATTTAGATGCTTTTATGGTTCATGAGGGAATACATCATTTACCTCTTGAAGATTTAGATATTGTATTTATAGAAAATGTTGGCAATCTTGTATGTCCGGCTTCTTATGATGTGGGTGCTCATACAAATGTGGTTTTATTATCAGTACCGGAAGGGGATGATAAACCAGCCAAATATCCGGTTATGTTCAGGACTGCAGATTTAGTAATTATCACTAAAATAGATTTATTGCCTTATTTTGATTTTGATATAGATTATGCAATTAATGAAATAAAAAAATTAAATCCAAAAGTAGATATAATAAAATTATCAACAAAAACTGGCGATGGTTTAGAAAAATGGTTAAATTATTTAAATACAAAAATAATGTTAAGGAGAGATTGA